In the genome of Hymenobacter taeanensis, one region contains:
- a CDS encoding SdpI family protein, with amino-acid sequence MKSKFSLWQLLTLAAILLPGLYLAYTWPVLPSQIPTHFGADGQANGFTAKQSMWLPCVALPLGLYLLLLLLPRLDPKRRLDTGSRNFQKLTLALVGLMAGLDMLSLYAALHPQKHPGQLLNVVLGLFFALIGNYLTTVPPNYFVGIRTPWALEFPDNWARTHRLAGRLFVVVGMLSVVLGLVWPGEVATTALLVGVLGTVVVVYFYSYRLYRQDRKLTGIA; translated from the coding sequence ATGAAATCAAAATTCTCCCTGTGGCAGCTACTAACGCTGGCCGCGATTCTGCTTCCAGGGCTATACCTGGCCTACACCTGGCCTGTGCTGCCTAGCCAGATTCCCACGCACTTTGGCGCAGATGGGCAGGCCAACGGGTTCACGGCCAAGCAGAGTATGTGGCTGCCCTGCGTAGCCCTGCCGCTAGGCCTGTACCTGCTGCTACTGCTGCTGCCTCGCCTTGACCCTAAACGGCGCCTCGATACGGGCAGCCGTAACTTCCAGAAGCTTACGTTGGCACTTGTGGGCCTTATGGCTGGCCTTGATATGCTCAGTCTATATGCCGCATTGCACCCGCAAAAACATCCTGGCCAACTCTTGAACGTGGTGCTAGGCCTGTTTTTTGCGCTGATAGGAAACTACCTGACTACGGTGCCGCCTAATTATTTCGTTGGCATCCGAACACCCTGGGCCCTGGAGTTTCCTGATAACTGGGCCCGCACGCACCGATTGGCTGGCCGTTTATTCGTTGTTGTTGGTATGCTAAGTGTGGTGCTAGGCCTGGTGTGGCCCGGAGAAGTAGCCACCACTGCGCTGCTGGTAGGTGTATTGGGCACTGTAG
- a CDS encoding autorepressor SdpR family transcription factor, with the protein MNTLFKALNDPTRRAILELLRERPLTAGEIADQFSFSKPTISHHLDLLRQADLVSSDKQGQFVTYTLNMTVMDELLGWLLQFKPSSDSTP; encoded by the coding sequence TTGAACACCCTTTTCAAAGCCCTCAACGACCCTACCCGGCGTGCCATCCTGGAGTTGCTGCGCGAGCGGCCACTCACGGCCGGGGAAATTGCGGACCAGTTTTCCTTCTCCAAGCCTACTATCAGCCACCACCTCGACCTGCTCCGACAGGCTGATTTGGTGAGCAGCGACAAGCAGGGCCAATTTGTGACCTATACCCTTAACATGACGGTGATGGACGAGCTGCTCGGGTGGCTGCTGCAGTTCAAGCCGTCTTCAGACTCTACCCCATGA